A stretch of Cicer arietinum cultivar CDC Frontier isolate Library 1 chromosome 5, Cicar.CDCFrontier_v2.0, whole genome shotgun sequence DNA encodes these proteins:
- the LOC101499695 gene encoding LOW QUALITY PROTEIN: protein OXIDATIVE STRESS 3 LIKE 1 (The sequence of the model RefSeq protein was modified relative to this genomic sequence to represent the inferred CDS: deleted 1 base in 1 codon; substituted 1 base at 1 genomic stop codon) — protein MGVGLNGGSVQHLFKMRTKEEEEEALALLEGKDEIEQCPSSTTSSIGKDSDVSWDTKLEDIENESEAQSAYKYDEPLDMMDSLQHVLPIRKGISMFYDGKSKSFTSLADAASSPSVKDIAKQEDAYTRRRRNFMTFHYVWEKNRNFPLGSNNGGICKRAISLNQSAFAINYDSNSCTSEESTSSANPRSPPPLRPIFPQNEVSSASSSPSYPIQHNFSAWQSFSLADLPQXAIIRMNSSLGNLSQ, from the exons ATGGGAGTTGGTCTGAATGGTGGTTCCGTTCAACATTTGTTTAAGATGAGGacgaaagaagaagaagaagaagcattGGCGTTGTTAGAGGGTAAAGATGAGATTGAGCAGTGTCCATCTTCGACAACATCATCCATCGGGAAAGACAGCGATGTTTCATGGGATACAAAGTTGGAGGACATAGAGAATGAGAGTGAGGCTCAGAGTGCTTATAAATATGATGAACCATTGGACATGATGGACTCCCTCCAACATGTTCTACCCATCAG GAAGGGCATCTCAATGTTCTATGATGGCAAGTCAAAATCCTTTACTAGTTTAGCAGATGCTGCTTCTTCACCATCCGTCAAAGACATTGCAAAACAAGAGGACGCTTACACTAGAAGGCGTAGAAATTTTATGACCTTTCATTATGTTTGGGAAAAGAATAGAAATTTCCCTTTAGGAAGTAACAATGGTGGAATTTGTAAGAGAGCAATAAGCTTGAATCAAAGCGCATTTGCTATCAACTATGACAGTAATAGTTGTACGAGCGAGGAATCGACTTCGAGTGCAAATCCAAGGTCTCCTCCACCTCTTCGACCAATC TTTCCGCAAAATGAAGTTTCTAGTGCAAGTTCCAGTCCAAGCTATCCTATTCAACATAATTTCTCAGCCTGGCAATCATTCTCCCTGGCCGATCTTCCACAGTGAGCTATAATTAGAATGAATTCCTCGTTGGGAAATTTATCACAATGA
- the LOC101499388 gene encoding endoglucanase 16 yields MGIERLYWAIIVAWLTLFQGNMIIFVKGEFNYKEALTKSLIFLEAQRSGKLPPNNRVPWRGDSALDDGKLANVDLAGGYYDAGDNVKYGLPMAFTVTTLSWAAIFYKSEFEATKELGNIQDAIKWGTDYFIKASSRRQRLYVQVGDAEEDHHCWAPPELMKTKRSVLQIDSNTPGTEIATETSAAMAASSIVFRHVDKKYARQLLNKAKLLFDMAKSHKGTYDGECPFYCSYSGYNDELMWAATWLYMATRKQVYMKYIQEEAISASVAEFSWDLKYAGVQVLLTQLHFEGQKNLETFKTHGESFICSVLPDSPYHQINLSPGGFIHLRDGANTQYATSTAFLFTVYSDLLAKYKQKITCGSKQFSSSDLLAFAKKQMDYILGKNPEGRSYMVGFGNNPPTQAHHRGASVPKLPPNEEINCALSFSKWLQRDAPNPHELTGAIVGGPDCKDKFDDKRTDSPKTEPCTYVNSLAAGALAKLASLG; encoded by the exons atgGGTATTGAAAGATTATATTGGGCCATCATTGTAGCATGGCTTACTTTGTTCCAAGGAAACATGATAATATTTGTTAAGGgtgaatttaattataaagaGGCTCTCACAAAATCCCTTATTTTCTTAGAGGCACAAAGATCAGGAAAACTCCCTCCCAATAATAGGGTTCCTTGGAGAGGAGACTCAGCACTAGACGACGGAAAACTTGCTAat gTGGACCTAGCTGGTGGATATTATGATGCAGGGGATAATGTGAAATATGGATTACCAATGGCTTTCACTGTTACTACATTATCATGGGCTGCAATTTTTTACAAATCAGAATTTGAAGCAACAAAGGAACTAGGAAATATTCAAGATGCAATTAAATGGGGTAcagattattttataaaagctAGTTCTAGAAGACAGAGATTATATGTTCAAGTAGGAGATGCAGAAGAAGATCATCATTGTTGGGCTCCACCAGAACTTATGAAAACAAAAAGGTCTGTTTTGCAAATTGATAGTAACACACCTGGAACTGAAATTGCAACTGAAACCTCGGCTGCAATGGCTGCTTCTTCCATTGTTTTTCGACACGTCGATAAAAAATATGCTCGTCAACTCCTCAACAAAGCAAAATTG CTTTTCGATATGGCGAAATCGCATAAAGGAACTTATGATGGAGAATGTCCCTTCTACTGCTCTTATTCGGGCTACAAT GATGAATTGATGTGGGCAGCAACATGGCTATACATGGCAACAAGGAAACAAGTGTACATGAAATACATACAAGAAGAAGCAATTAGTGCAAGTGTAGCTGAATTCAGTTGGGATCTAAAATATGCTGGAGTTCAAGTCCTTCTTACTCAGTTACATTTTGAAGGTCAAAAAAATCTTGAAACATTCAAAACCCATGGTGAAAGTTTCATATGCTCTGTCCTTCCTGATAGTCCTTACCACCAAATTAATTTGTCTCCTG GTGGGTTTATTCATTTGAGAGATGGAGCCAACACACAATATGCCACTAGCACAGCTTTCTTATTCACTGTATATAGTGATTTGCTTGCCAAATATAAACAGAAAATCACATGTGGAAGCAAACAATTTTCCTCATCTGATCTCCTTGCCTTTGCTAAGAAACAA ATGGATTACATATTGGGGAAAAATCCAGAAGGAAGATCATACATGGTAGGATTTGGAAACAACCCACCAACACAAGCTCACCATAGAGGTGCTTCAGTGCCAAAGTTACCACCAAATGAAGAGATAAACTGTGCATTGAGCTTTTCAAAATGGCTTCAAAGAGACGCACCAAACCCACATGAACTAACTGGAGCCATTGTTGGTGGACCTGACTGCAAAGACAAGTTCGATGATAAACGTACGGATTCACCTAAGACTGAACCTTGTACATATGTTAACTCCCTTGCAGCTGGAGCTCTAGCAAAACTTGCTTCTTTGGGTTAA
- the LOC101500005 gene encoding myosin-15-like, with amino-acid sequence MSLRKGSKVWVPDRDLAWLPAEVLSTSGKQVRVETDSGNKVLVVPEKLFPRDADEDEHVGVEDMTRLAYLNEPGVLYNLRRRYALNDIYTYTGSILIAVNPFTKLPHLYNNHMMEQYKGAPFGELSPHVFAVADASYRAMMNGGQSQSILVSGESGAGKTETSKLIMQYLTFVGGRAVCDDRTVEQQVLESNPLLEAFGNARTVRNDNSSRFGKFVEIQFDSSGKISGAAVRTYLLERSRVVQTTDPERNYHCFYQLCASERDVEKYKLGHPSHFHYLNQSKVYELDGVSSTEEYIKTRRAMDVVGISHEDQEAIFCTLAAILHLGNVEFSPGKEHDSSMIKDEKSIFHLQMAANLFKCDVNLLRATLCTRSIQTREGNIVKALDCNAAVAGRDVLAKTVYARLFDWLVDKINKTVGQDINSQMKIGILDIYGFECFKDNSFEQFCINFANEKLQQHFNEHVFKMEQEEYSKEEINWSYIEFIDNQDVLDLIEKKPIGIIALLDEACMFPKSTHETFSTKLFQHFLSHPRLGKEKFSETDFTVSHYAGKVTYHTVTFLDKNRDYVVLEHCNVLSSSKCPFVSGLFPMLPEESSRSSYKFSSVASRFKQQLQALMETLNTTEPHYIRCVKPNSSNLPQKFENTSVLHQLRCGGVLEAVRISLAGYPTRRTYSEFVDRFGLIAPEFMDGSYDDRATTHNILQKLKLENFQLGRTKVFLRAGQIGILDSRRAEVLDNAAKCIQRRLRTFIAHRDFISIRAAAVSLQALCRGCLVQKIYASKRETAAAISIQNYIRMCLMQRAYAALYSSAIIIQSNVRGFTIRQRFLHRKEDKAATIIQAYWRMHKVRSAFKQCQFSVVAIQCLWRCKQAKRQFRRLKQEASEAGALRLAKTKLEKQLEELTWRLHLEKKIRVSNEDAKQVEISKLQKMLEALNGELDEAKVATINELNKNAILQNQLLMSAEEKSALERELVEMNDVRKENAMLKASLDAFEKKSTTLELELVNAQKDHNETIQKMRNFELKSSQLAQNVKSLEEKLLSLENENHVLRQKALCVSPKSNRPGLAKSSSEKTSNATSPRTDQKSLFESPTPTRLISSLTRGLSDSRRYKLTAEKHQDNYEFLTRCIKEDLGFKNGKPVAASIIYKCLLHWHAFESERTAIFDYIIDGINDVIKVSDDDAVLPYWLSNTSALVCLLQRNLRSNGFLTTTAQRYAVSSGLTCRTGHGVKSPLKLLGYNDGMSHVEARYPAILFKQQLTACVEKIFGHLRDNLKRELSPLLALCIQAPKAGRVQSGKSSRSPGGLPQQSPSGQWDNITKFLDSLLNRLRENHIPSFFIRKLVTQVFSFINMTLFNSLLLRRECCTFSNGEYVKSGLAELEKWIVNASEEYAGTSWHELNYIRQAVGFLVIHQKRKKSLEEIRQDLCPALTVRQIYRISTMYWDDKYGTQSVSNEAIGEMREIVSKDNHSPTSSSFLMDDDMSIPFSAEDIDMAIPAVNTDDIELPAFLCEYPCAKFLVLHE; translated from the exons GTGTTGTACAATCTTCGTAGAAGATATGCTTTGAATGATATATAT ACATATACGGGGAGCATTTTAATAGCTGTTAATCCGTTCACAAAGCTTCCTCATTTGTACAACAACCATATGATGGAGCAGTATAAGGGAGCTCCGTTTGGTGAGCTCAGTCCACATGTATTTGCTGTTGCTGATGCATCTTATAG AGCAATGATGAATGGAGGTCAAAGCCAATCTATCTTGGTTAGCGGTGAAAGTGGTGCTGGGAAAACTGAGACATCAAAATTGATTATGCAGTATCTTACCTTTGTTGGTGGGCGTGCTGTTTGTGATGATAGAACAGTTGAACAGCAAGTTCTTGAA TCAAATCCACTTTTAGAGGCATTTGGCAATGCAAGGACTGTCAGGAATGACAATTCAAG CCGTTTTGGGAAGTTCGTTGAAATTCAGTTTGATTCAAGTGGTAAAATATCTGGTGCTGCTGTTAGAACTTACTTATTGGAAAGATCACGAGTAGTGCAAACTACAGATCCTGAAAGAAATTATCACTGCTTTTATCAGTTGTGTGCATCTGAAAGG GATGTAGAGAAGTATAAATTAGGACATCCAAGTCACTTCCACTATTTAAATCAAAGTAAAGTTTATGAATTAGATGGGGTAAGCAGCACAGAAGAATACATAAAGACGAGGAGAGCAATGGATGTAGTTGGCATAAGTCACGAGGATCAG GAAGCCATATTTTGCACCTTAGCTGCAATTTTACATCTGGGAAATGTTGAATTTTCTCCTGGGAAAGAGCACGACTCGTCAATGATAAAGGATGAGAAGTCAATATTTCATTTGCAGATGGCTGCTAACCTTTTCAA GTGTGATGTGAACCTACTGCGAGCAACATTATGTACTCGTTCAATACAAACCCGCGAAGGAAATATAGTCAAAGCTCTTGATTGTAATGCCGCTGTTGCTGGTAGGGATGTTTTGGCGAAAACTGTCTATGCTCGTTTGTTTGATTG GCTTGTTGATAAGATCAATAAAACTGTTGGGCAAGACATCAATTCCCAGATGAAAATTGGAATATTAGATATATATGGTTTTGAGTGCTTTAAGGATAACAG ttTTGAGCAATTCTGCATCAATTTTGCTAATGAAAAGCTTCAACAACATTTTAATGAG CATGTATTCAAAATGGAGCAAGAGGAGTACAGCAAAGAAGAAATTAACTGGAGTTACATTGAATTTATAGACAACCAAGATGTTTTAGATTTGATTGAAAAG AAACCCATTGGTATCATTGCCCTGTTAGATGAAGCTTG CATGTTTCCAAAATCTACGCACGAAACATTCTCAACCAAGTTGTTTCAGCACTTCTTGTCCCACCCTAGGTTAGGAAAGGAGAAGTTTTCAGAAACAGATTTTACCGTTTCCCATTATGCTGGAAAG GTCACTTACCATACAGTCACATTTTTAGACAAAAATCGTGATTATGTAGTTCTAGAACACTGTAATGTATTATCTTCTTCGAAATGCCCCTTTGTGTCGGGTCTTTTTCCTATGTTACCAGAGGAATCTTCAAGGTCATCATACAAGTTTTCTTCTGTGGCTTCCAGATTTAAG CAACAACTTCAAGCACTTATGGAGACACTTAACACAACAGAGCCTCATTACATTCGTTGTGTCAAGCCAAATTCTTCTAACCTACCACAAAAGTTTGAAAATACAAGTGTCTTACATCAATTACGTTGTGGG GGTGTGCTTGAGGCTGTTCGGATAAGTCTGGCAGGTTACCCAACTCGAAGGACTTACTCAGAGTTTGTAGATCGCTTTGGATTAATAGCTCCTGAGTTTATGGATGGAAG TTATGATGATAGAGCTACAACTCATAATATATTGCAAAAGCTAAAACTTGAGAATTTTCAG CTGGGTAGGACTAAAGTGTTTCTCAGGGCTGGTCAAATTGGTATTTTAGACTCTAGGCGTGCTGAAGTTTTGGACAATGCTGCAAAGTGTATTCAGCGTCGACTACGTACATTTATTGCACACAGGGATTTCATCTCAATCCGAGCTGCCGCAGTTTCTCTTCAAGCATTGTGCAGGG GATGCCTTGTACAGAAGATATATGCTTCTAAACGGGAGACAGCAGCAGCTATCTCCATTCAGAATTACATTCGTATGTGTCTGATGCAGCGTGCTTACGCGGCATTATATTCTTCTGCCATTATCATACAATCAAATGTCCGTGGTTTCACAATTCGCCAAAGATTTTTGCACAGAAAAGAAGACAAAGCTGCTACTATTATTCAG GCCTATTGGAGGATGCACAAGGTCCGGTCTGCTTTCAAACAATGTCAATTTTCAGTTGTGGCAATACAATGCCTTTGGCGGTGTAAACAAGCGAAAAGACAGTTTCGCAGACTTAAACAA GAGGCAAGTGAAGCTGGTGCCCTGCGTTTAGCTAAGACTAAACTTGAGAAACAATTGGAGGAGCTCACATGGCGTTTgcatcttgaaaaaaaaattagg GTGTCTAATGAAGATGCTAAGCAAGTTGAGATTTCCAAACTTCAGAAGATGTTGGAAGCTCTGAATGGTGAATTAGATGAAGCTAAAGTGGCAACAATTAATGAGTTGAATAAGAATGCAATTTTGCAAAATCAGTTGCTAATGTCAGCAGAGGAAAAATCTGCTTTAGAAAGAGAGCTAGTTGAAATGAATGACGTGCGAAAAGAAAATGCTATGTTGAAG GCTTCTCTGGATGCCTTTGAAAAGAAGAGCACAACTTTGGAGCTTGAGCTTGTGAATGCTCAGAAAGACCATAACGAAACCATTCAGAAAATGAGGAATTTTGAACTGAAGAGTTCTCAACTTGCGCAAAATGTGAAAAG TCTTGAAGAAAAGCTATTGAGTTTGGAGAATGAAAATCACGTGCTTCGTCAGAAAGCCTTATGTGTATCTCCTAAGAGTAATCGTCCAGGTCTTGCAAAGTCATCATCAGAA AAAACTTCAAATGCAACAAGCCCCCGTACTGATCAAAAGTCACTATTT GAATCACCGACTCCCACAAGGCTTATTTCCTCTTTAACACGTGGCTTGTCTGATTCTCGTCGATATAAATTAACAGCAGAAAAGCACCAG GATAACTATGAATTCCTCACTAGGTGTATCAAAGAGGATTTGGGGTTCAAAAATGGTAAACCTGTGGCAGCTAGTATCATATACAAATGTCTTCTACATTGGCATGCATTTGAATCTGAGCGCACAGCCATATTTGATTACATAATTGATGGAATTAATGATGTCATAAAA GTTAGCGACGATGATGCTGTCTTGCCATATTGGCTGTCCAATACCTCCGCACTTGTGTGCCTTTTACAGAGGAACTTGCGTTCAAATGGTTTTTTAACTACCACTGCTCAGCGTTATGCTGTATCATCTGGCTTGACTTGCAGGACAGGGCAT GGAGTGAAGTCTCCATTGAAGTTACTTGGATATAATGATGGTATGTCACATGTGGAGGCAAGATATCCAGCTATTCTTTTTAAACAACAACTAACTGCTTGTGTAGAGAAGATTTTTGGCCATTTACGTGATAATTTGAAAAGGGAACTTTCTCCACTTCTAGCATTATGTATTCAG GCACCCAAAGCAGGACGCGTGCAGAGTGGGAAATCATCTAGATCACCTGGAGGGCTTCCTCAACAATCACCTAGTGGTCAATGGGACAACATCACCAAGTTTTTGGATTCTCTGTTAAACCGATTACGTGAAAATCAT ATACCATCATTCTTCATCCGCAAGCTAGTTACACAGGTCTTTTCCTTCATCAATATGACACTGTTCAACAG TCTTCTTTTGCGGCGTGAATGTTGTACTTTCTCGAATGGTGAATATGTAAAGTCTGGTCTTGCAGAACTGGAGAAGTGGATAGTTAATGCAAGTGAGGAG TATGCAGGAACATCCTGGCACGAGCTGAATTATATCAGACAAGCTGTTGGGTTTCTG GTTATACATCAGAAGAGGAAGAAATCTTTGGAAGAAATTAGGCAGGATCTTTGTCCG GCATTAACTGTGAGACAAATCTATCGAATTAGTACTATGTACTGGGATGACAAGTATGGAACCCAGAGTGTGTCCAACGAGGCAA TTGGTGAAATGAGGGAAATTGTGAGCAAGGACAACCATAGTCCAACCTCAAGTTCGTTCTTGATGGATGACGATATGAG CATTCCTTTTTCTGCTGAAGACATAGATATGGCGATCCCTGCTGTGAATACTGATGATATTGAGCTCCCAGCATTTTTGTGTGAATATCCTTGTGCCAAGTTTCTTGTTTTGCATgagtaa